In one window of Sardina pilchardus chromosome 23, fSarPil1.1, whole genome shotgun sequence DNA:
- the kics2 gene encoding KICSTOR subunit 2 isoform X2, which translates to MTEAAKNEDQRPVPREQAILESFFTQLGMFSFDRAKDYVEKEKDMSKSAGPIWASLLAALAHLAAAEKAYHNMTFLGQKLGGQSFFSRKDSIRTIYTSVFNELKKVVSMGRHASSSGSAPFLEDLLSHLSEQLCHFTQARTEIADFYEKMYALANQKTVNSEELVTTLESILHKYSSKFHHPILSRVEGCFQLEVDVLCQLLRCQVEVCEWRFLPALLCLHAAHTKLHAWAQLFERQRETRKHLFGGQSQKAAQPPHLYVWLQRLQAALLAKFSFYFHEALSRQTAAGEMKALTARTAPDYYGRASSFIRKHDAASVSLVFDNRGQESFQGHGYHHPHSYREPPKGVDQFPAVVSLPSGERPVTHWPNVIMIMSDRVAELNALDKVVHFYDDKVQSTYYLSRPEPHFTLVVIFDGRRSEKDSYITAFLLELTGSLRNTKPFSWLKPGSKG; encoded by the exons ATGACGGAGGCGGCGAAGAACGAAGATCAGCGACCGGTTCCGAGGGAGCAGGCGATACTGGAAAGCTTCTTCACCCAGCTCGGGATGTTCTCGTTCGACCGCGCCAAAGACTacgtggagaaggagaaggacatGAGTAAAAGCGCCGGTCCCATATGGGCCTCCTTGCTAGCTGCTCTGGCCCATCTCGCTGCTGCGGAGAAAGCCTACCACAACATGACGTTCCTCGGTCAGAAATTGG GCGGCCAGTCATTCTTCAGCAGGAAAGACTCCATCAGGACCATCTACACGTCAGTGTTCAACGAGCTGAAGAAGGTGGTGTCCATGGGACGCCATGCCTCCTCCTCCGGCTCTGCCCCGTTCCTGGAGGACCTGCTATCCCATCTGTCCGAGCAACTGTGTCACTTCACGCAGGCTCGGACAGAAATTGCAGATTTCTACGAGAAGATGTATGCGCTGGCCAACCAGAAGACCGTCAACTCCGAGGAGCTGGTGACCACACTGGAGAGCATCCTGCACAAGTACAGCTCCAA GTTCCACCACCCCATCCTGAGCCGGGTGGAGGGCTGCTTCCAGCTGGAGGTGGACGTTCTGTGCCAGCTGCTCCGCTGCCAGGTGGAGGTGTGCGAGTGGCGCTTCCTGCCCGCCCTGCTGTGCCTGCACGCCGCCCACACCAAGCTGCACGCCTGGGCGCAGCTGTTCGAGCGCCAGCGCGAGACGCGCAAGCACCTGTTCGGCGGCCAGTCGCAGAAGGCCGCCCAGCCGCCGCACCTGTACGTGTGGCTCCAGCGGCTGCAGGCGGCGCTGCTGGCCAAGTTCAGCTTCTACTTCCACGAGGCGCTCAGCCGGCAGACGGCGGCAGGCGAGATGAAGGCGCTGACGGCGCGCACGGCGCCCGACTACTACGGCCGCGCGTCCTCCTTCATCCGCAAGCACGACGCCGCCAGCGTCTCGCTGGTCTTCGACAACCGCGGCCAGGAGAGCTTCCAGGGCCACGGCTACCACCACCCGCACTCGTACCGCGAGCCGCCCAAGGGCGTGGACCAGTTCCCGGCCGTGGTGTCGCTGCCGAGCGGCGAGCGGCCCGTCACGCACTGGCCCAACGTCATCATGATCATGAGCGACCGCGTGGCCGAGCTCAACGCGCTGGACAAGGTGGTGCACTTCTACGACGACAAGGTGCAGAGCACCTACTACCTGTCGCGGCCCGAGCCGCACTTCACCCTAGTGGTCATCTTTGACGGGCGCCGCTCGGAGAAGGACTCGTACATCACGGCCTTCCTGCTGGAACTGACCGGCTCGCTCCGCAACACCAAGCCCTTCAGCTGGCTCAAGCCTGGTTCGAAGGGGTGA
- the kics2 gene encoding KICSTOR subunit 2 isoform X1 gives MVGTCSVALTMSTFNKRNSLQTEAAKNEDQRPVPREQAILESFFTQLGMFSFDRAKDYVEKEKDMSKSAGPIWASLLAALAHLAAAEKAYHNMTFLGQKLGGQSFFSRKDSIRTIYTSVFNELKKVVSMGRHASSSGSAPFLEDLLSHLSEQLCHFTQARTEIADFYEKMYALANQKTVNSEELVTTLESILHKYSSKFHHPILSRVEGCFQLEVDVLCQLLRCQVEVCEWRFLPALLCLHAAHTKLHAWAQLFERQRETRKHLFGGQSQKAAQPPHLYVWLQRLQAALLAKFSFYFHEALSRQTAAGEMKALTARTAPDYYGRASSFIRKHDAASVSLVFDNRGQESFQGHGYHHPHSYREPPKGVDQFPAVVSLPSGERPVTHWPNVIMIMSDRVAELNALDKVVHFYDDKVQSTYYLSRPEPHFTLVVIFDGRRSEKDSYITAFLLELTGSLRNTKPFSWLKPGSKG, from the exons ATGGTTGGCACATGCAGCGTTGCCCTGACCATGTCAACGTTCAATAAGAGGAACAGTCTTCAAACAGAA GCGGCGAAGAACGAAGATCAGCGACCGGTTCCGAGGGAGCAGGCGATACTGGAAAGCTTCTTCACCCAGCTCGGGATGTTCTCGTTCGACCGCGCCAAAGACTacgtggagaaggagaaggacatGAGTAAAAGCGCCGGTCCCATATGGGCCTCCTTGCTAGCTGCTCTGGCCCATCTCGCTGCTGCGGAGAAAGCCTACCACAACATGACGTTCCTCGGTCAGAAATTGG GCGGCCAGTCATTCTTCAGCAGGAAAGACTCCATCAGGACCATCTACACGTCAGTGTTCAACGAGCTGAAGAAGGTGGTGTCCATGGGACGCCATGCCTCCTCCTCCGGCTCTGCCCCGTTCCTGGAGGACCTGCTATCCCATCTGTCCGAGCAACTGTGTCACTTCACGCAGGCTCGGACAGAAATTGCAGATTTCTACGAGAAGATGTATGCGCTGGCCAACCAGAAGACCGTCAACTCCGAGGAGCTGGTGACCACACTGGAGAGCATCCTGCACAAGTACAGCTCCAA GTTCCACCACCCCATCCTGAGCCGGGTGGAGGGCTGCTTCCAGCTGGAGGTGGACGTTCTGTGCCAGCTGCTCCGCTGCCAGGTGGAGGTGTGCGAGTGGCGCTTCCTGCCCGCCCTGCTGTGCCTGCACGCCGCCCACACCAAGCTGCACGCCTGGGCGCAGCTGTTCGAGCGCCAGCGCGAGACGCGCAAGCACCTGTTCGGCGGCCAGTCGCAGAAGGCCGCCCAGCCGCCGCACCTGTACGTGTGGCTCCAGCGGCTGCAGGCGGCGCTGCTGGCCAAGTTCAGCTTCTACTTCCACGAGGCGCTCAGCCGGCAGACGGCGGCAGGCGAGATGAAGGCGCTGACGGCGCGCACGGCGCCCGACTACTACGGCCGCGCGTCCTCCTTCATCCGCAAGCACGACGCCGCCAGCGTCTCGCTGGTCTTCGACAACCGCGGCCAGGAGAGCTTCCAGGGCCACGGCTACCACCACCCGCACTCGTACCGCGAGCCGCCCAAGGGCGTGGACCAGTTCCCGGCCGTGGTGTCGCTGCCGAGCGGCGAGCGGCCCGTCACGCACTGGCCCAACGTCATCATGATCATGAGCGACCGCGTGGCCGAGCTCAACGCGCTGGACAAGGTGGTGCACTTCTACGACGACAAGGTGCAGAGCACCTACTACCTGTCGCGGCCCGAGCCGCACTTCACCCTAGTGGTCATCTTTGACGGGCGCCGCTCGGAGAAGGACTCGTACATCACGGCCTTCCTGCTGGAACTGACCGGCTCGCTCCGCAACACCAAGCCCTTCAGCTGGCTCAAGCCTGGTTCGAAGGGGTGA